From the Paludisphaera mucosa genome, one window contains:
- the rsfS gene encoding ribosome silencing factor, whose amino-acid sequence MSENETPEAEVPVASTPTERTRAIRATRSIREAQDAAIPEAVDRRNPDRLARALAHAQLSARIADDNRCKDILLLDLRKATALLDYFVIATANSRRQANAVAGEIDAEMKKLGEHKLGMEGAEEGRWILIDYGDFVVHVFSGDGRTYYSLEEIWGDAPSLAWRDANSSPAPAPAPAENASETTPAEPESSDPSA is encoded by the coding sequence ATGTCTGAGAACGAAACCCCCGAAGCCGAAGTCCCGGTGGCCTCGACGCCGACCGAGCGCACCCGCGCGATCCGGGCGACCCGCTCGATCCGCGAGGCCCAGGACGCGGCGATCCCCGAGGCCGTCGACCGCCGCAACCCCGACCGCCTGGCGCGGGCGCTCGCGCACGCCCAGCTCTCCGCCCGGATCGCCGACGACAACCGCTGCAAGGACATCCTGCTCCTGGACCTGCGCAAGGCGACCGCCCTCCTCGACTACTTCGTCATCGCCACCGCCAACTCGCGACGCCAGGCCAACGCCGTCGCCGGCGAGATCGACGCCGAGATGAAGAAGCTCGGCGAGCACAAGCTGGGCATGGAGGGCGCCGAAGAGGGCCGCTGGATCCTGATCGACTACGGCGATTTCGTCGTCCACGTCTTCTCGGGCGACGGCCGGACGTATTATTCCCTCGAAGAGATCTGGGGCGACGCCCCGTCGCTCGCCTGGCGCGACGCGAACTCCTCCCCCGCACCCGCACCCGCACCCGCCGAGAACGCATCCGAGACGACCCCGGCCGAACCCGAGTCGTCGGATCCGTCCGCCTGA
- the argS gene encoding arginine--tRNA ligase: protein MNVLNRLRAAFGAVTPEGGDPRAFGSAVRPANDPKFGDYQANGCMALAKSIQKNPRELAASVREAVDLEPIAGKPEVAGPGFLNVRLHDEWISQRLADLLDDDRQGLTAPESVRTVVIDFSSPNVAKPMHVGHIRSTVIGDSLARIFEGLGHKVVRDNHMGDWGSQFGMILWGWKTARDEAAFAADPVTELARLYRLAQSRIKGGDKAVEDAARAETVKLHAGDPENRELWSRFMPACLAALQKVYDRLGVRFDVELGESFYDPMLAAVVADLEAKGIAEESEGATVAFVPGMKAPLIIRKRDGAYNYGTTDLATIRYREQTWDPDQVLYVVDTRQGDHFKQLFDVARRWGYDGAALEHVAFGTILGADRKPFKTRDGDVVGLESLLDEAVVEARKVVDANSPQLDDDERARVAEIVGLGAIKYADLSQNRLSDYVFDWSKMLAMHGNTATYLQYAYARIQGIFRRGEVRPEDVRGRRPRVLVSHPAERALGVRLLRLPEILELAADEMKPNVLTDHLFELANAYSTFYEECPVLKAESDERRDSRLALCDLTARTLKLGLNLLGIDVVDRM from the coding sequence ATGAACGTTCTCAATCGACTGCGGGCCGCCTTCGGCGCCGTCACGCCCGAGGGCGGCGACCCGCGAGCCTTCGGGTCCGCCGTCCGCCCGGCGAACGACCCCAAGTTCGGCGACTACCAGGCCAACGGCTGCATGGCCCTGGCGAAGAGCATCCAGAAGAACCCGCGCGAGCTGGCCGCGAGCGTCCGCGAGGCCGTCGACCTGGAGCCGATCGCCGGCAAGCCCGAGGTCGCCGGCCCCGGCTTCCTCAACGTCCGCCTGCATGACGAATGGATCTCGCAGCGGCTCGCCGACCTCCTCGACGACGACCGCCAGGGCCTGACCGCGCCCGAATCGGTCCGGACGGTCGTCATCGACTTCTCCTCGCCCAACGTCGCCAAGCCGATGCACGTCGGCCACATCCGCTCGACCGTCATCGGCGACAGCCTGGCGCGGATCTTCGAGGGCCTCGGCCATAAGGTCGTCCGCGACAACCACATGGGCGACTGGGGCTCGCAGTTCGGGATGATCCTCTGGGGCTGGAAGACGGCCCGCGACGAGGCCGCCTTCGCCGCCGACCCGGTGACCGAGCTGGCCCGCCTGTACCGGCTCGCCCAGTCCCGCATCAAGGGGGGCGACAAGGCCGTCGAGGACGCCGCGCGGGCCGAGACCGTCAAGCTCCACGCCGGCGACCCCGAGAACCGCGAGCTGTGGTCGCGGTTCATGCCGGCCTGCCTGGCGGCCCTGCAGAAGGTCTACGACCGGCTGGGCGTGCGCTTCGACGTCGAGCTGGGCGAGAGTTTCTACGACCCCATGCTCGCGGCGGTCGTCGCCGACCTGGAAGCGAAGGGGATCGCCGAGGAGAGCGAGGGGGCGACCGTCGCCTTCGTCCCGGGGATGAAGGCCCCGCTCATCATCCGAAAGCGCGACGGGGCCTACAACTACGGCACCACCGACCTGGCGACCATCCGCTACCGCGAGCAGACCTGGGACCCCGACCAGGTCCTCTACGTCGTCGACACCCGCCAGGGCGACCACTTCAAGCAGCTCTTCGACGTCGCCCGCCGCTGGGGCTACGACGGCGCGGCGCTCGAGCACGTCGCGTTCGGCACGATCCTGGGCGCGGACCGCAAGCCGTTCAAGACCCGCGACGGCGACGTGGTGGGCCTGGAGTCGCTGCTCGACGAGGCGGTCGTCGAGGCCCGCAAGGTCGTCGACGCCAACAGCCCGCAGCTCGACGACGACGAGCGCGCCCGCGTGGCCGAGATCGTCGGCCTCGGGGCGATCAAGTACGCCGACCTCTCGCAGAACCGGCTCAGCGACTACGTCTTCGACTGGTCGAAGATGCTCGCGATGCACGGCAACACGGCGACCTATCTGCAGTACGCCTACGCCCGCATCCAGGGCATCTTCCGCCGCGGCGAGGTCCGCCCCGAGGACGTCCGCGGGCGGCGGCCGAGGGTGCTCGTCAGCCATCCCGCCGAGCGCGCCCTGGGCGTCCGTTTGCTGCGGCTCCCCGAGATCCTGGAGCTCGCCGCGGACGAGATGAAGCCGAACGTCCTGACCGACCACCTCTTCGAACTGGCCAACGCCTATAGCACGTTCTACGAAGAGTGCCCCGTCTTGAAGGCCGAGTCCGACGAGCGCCGGGACAGCCGGCTGGCGCTCTGCGACCTGACCGCCCGCACCTTGAAGCTTGGCCTGAACCTCCTGGGAATCGACGTCGTCGACCGGATGTGA
- a CDS encoding beta-propeller fold lactonase family protein codes for MSTIGRPTLGYLLVALLATAPGPGLLAEDGGTVPHRSPIALALSADGSRLLTANQTAGTVSLVDPAGRMVLDEVAVGDKPAGVAFAPDGRRALVANWYGYDVALLEVKDDKLTVAGRLEVGPEPRGVAIAGDGRTAYVAVGAADEVVRLDLDALKVTGRLAVGREPRGLALSPDGKALAVGDSRSREVAVVDVEGFKVVKTVPVEGENLRQITVAPDGRYAYLANMKDRQFATTRNNIDQGWVLGQRLTRIDLKEPEPYATISLDPRGKAAADAHGVAIAPDGKLIIVSLGGTHELMILQAAPRRLPWRVDGSRDLIAPELLAEPGRFRRVALGGRPTELAFAPDSKTVYVANYLGDSVQVVDAETASLVATIPLGAPATVSLARRGEALFHDATRSFNQWYSCNTCHSDGHTNGLHFDTLNDGRQDLRNTHERSRKKVPTLRRVTQTSPWTWHGWQTSLEEATVESFTKSMQGTKPTDDEARAVVAYLESLDFPRNPYRNPDGGLNAEAERGKAVFASAKAACNTCHSGPELTDGKVHVVGLEEPDDVYEGYNPPSLRGVYDKYPYLHDARSATLRDALSGPHSSEAVGGEELSEQELSDLIAYVKSL; via the coding sequence ATGAGCACGATCGGCCGCCCGACGCTTGGATATCTCCTGGTCGCCCTGCTGGCGACGGCCCCCGGCCCCGGACTCCTCGCCGAGGACGGCGGGACGGTCCCCCACCGCTCGCCGATCGCGCTGGCGCTCTCGGCCGACGGCTCCCGGCTGCTGACCGCCAACCAGACGGCGGGGACCGTCAGCCTCGTCGACCCGGCCGGACGGATGGTGCTCGACGAGGTCGCCGTCGGCGACAAGCCCGCCGGCGTGGCCTTCGCGCCCGACGGCCGCCGCGCCCTGGTCGCCAACTGGTACGGCTACGACGTGGCCCTGCTGGAGGTGAAGGACGACAAGCTGACCGTCGCCGGCCGGCTCGAAGTCGGCCCCGAGCCCCGCGGCGTGGCGATCGCCGGCGACGGCAGGACGGCCTACGTGGCCGTCGGCGCGGCCGACGAGGTCGTCCGCCTGGACCTGGACGCCCTCAAGGTCACCGGCCGCCTGGCCGTCGGCCGCGAGCCCCGCGGTCTGGCGCTCTCGCCCGACGGCAAGGCCCTGGCGGTCGGCGATTCGCGGTCGCGTGAGGTCGCCGTCGTCGACGTCGAGGGCTTCAAGGTCGTGAAGACCGTCCCCGTCGAGGGCGAGAACCTGCGGCAGATCACCGTGGCTCCCGACGGCCGCTACGCCTACCTCGCCAACATGAAGGACCGCCAGTTCGCCACGACCCGCAACAACATCGACCAGGGCTGGGTCCTCGGCCAACGGCTGACCCGAATCGACCTGAAAGAGCCCGAGCCCTACGCCACGATCTCGCTCGACCCCCGCGGCAAGGCCGCGGCCGACGCCCACGGCGTGGCGATCGCGCCCGACGGCAAGCTCATCATCGTCTCGCTGGGCGGGACGCATGAGCTGATGATCCTGCAAGCCGCCCCCAGGCGACTGCCCTGGCGCGTCGACGGCTCGCGCGACCTGATCGCCCCCGAGCTGCTCGCCGAGCCCGGCCGTTTCCGCCGCGTGGCCCTCGGGGGCCGACCGACCGAGCTGGCCTTCGCGCCCGATTCGAAGACGGTGTACGTCGCGAACTACCTCGGCGACTCGGTCCAGGTCGTCGACGCCGAGACCGCGAGTCTCGTCGCCACGATCCCCCTGGGCGCGCCCGCCACGGTCTCGCTCGCGAGGCGGGGCGAGGCCCTCTTCCACGACGCGACCCGCTCATTCAACCAGTGGTACAGCTGCAACACCTGCCACAGCGACGGCCACACCAACGGCCTGCACTTCGACACGCTCAACGACGGCCGGCAGGACCTCCGCAACACCCACGAGCGGAGCCGCAAGAAGGTCCCCACGCTCCGCCGGGTGACGCAAACCTCCCCCTGGACCTGGCACGGCTGGCAGACGAGCCTCGAAGAGGCCACCGTCGAGTCGTTCACCAAGAGCATGCAGGGGACGAAGCCGACCGACGACGAGGCCCGCGCCGTGGTGGCGTACCTGGAATCGCTCGATTTCCCCCGCAACCCTTACCGCAATCCCGACGGCGGCCTGAACGCCGAGGCCGAGCGCGGCAAGGCCGTCTTCGCGTCGGCCAAGGCCGCGTGCAACACCTGCCACAGCGGCCCCGAGCTGACCGACGGCAAGGTCCACGTCGTCGGCCTGGAAGAGCCCGACGACGTCTACGAGGGCTACAACCCGCCGTCCCTGCGGGGCGTCTACGACAAGTACCCCTACCTGCACGACGCCCGCTCGGCGACCCTCCGCGACGCCCTCTCCGGCCCCCATTCCTCCGAAGCGGTCGGCGGCGAGGAGCTGAGCGAGCAGGAGCTTTCGGACCTGATCGCCTACGTGAAGTCGCTCTGA
- a CDS encoding ethanolamine ammonia-lyase subunit EutB, with product MNLTTTLRGERFTFGGLAEVLAKANEEKSGDQLAGIAARTESERVAAKMVLAETTLGEVVANPVIDPDVDEVSRLILDRLDVAAFAPFRGLTLGAFREWILDDATTGETLAAARDAITPEVAAGVAKLMSNKDLAVAAAKIRNVSRCRNTMGGRGVLGIRVQPNHPSDDLGGILLSAVDGLTYGCGDAVIGVNPATESVDVVESILRGLDRLIDAFAIPTQACCLAHVTTQLACLDRGAPVDLLFQSVAGTEAANRSFGVDLALLREGRERVLESHAARDVRWAGPQAMYFETGQGSALSAGAHHGVDQLTLEARAHGVARAFDPFLVNSVVGFIGPEYLFDERQIIRAGLEDHFVGKLLGLPMGIDVCYTNHAAADQNSADNLLLLLAAAGCNFFMGVPCSDDVMLNYQSTSYHDALAMRELFRLRPAPEFEAWLAERGLGRGASAVEHRKAAAHALRGLEAVLSETGSRP from the coding sequence TTGAACCTGACGACGACGCTCCGAGGCGAGCGGTTCACGTTCGGCGGGCTCGCCGAGGTGCTGGCGAAGGCCAACGAGGAGAAGTCCGGCGATCAGCTCGCCGGCATCGCCGCGCGGACCGAGAGCGAGCGGGTCGCGGCCAAGATGGTCCTCGCCGAGACGACCCTCGGCGAAGTCGTCGCCAATCCCGTGATCGACCCCGACGTCGACGAGGTCAGCCGCCTGATCCTCGACCGGCTCGACGTCGCCGCCTTCGCCCCGTTTCGTGGGCTGACCCTGGGCGCGTTCCGCGAATGGATCCTCGACGACGCGACGACCGGCGAGACGCTCGCCGCGGCCCGCGATGCGATCACGCCCGAGGTCGCGGCGGGCGTCGCCAAGTTGATGAGCAACAAGGACCTCGCCGTCGCCGCCGCCAAGATCCGCAACGTCTCCCGATGCCGGAACACGATGGGCGGGCGCGGGGTGCTGGGGATCCGTGTGCAGCCCAACCACCCGAGCGACGACCTGGGCGGCATCCTGCTCTCCGCCGTCGACGGCCTGACCTACGGCTGCGGCGACGCGGTGATCGGCGTGAACCCGGCGACCGAGTCGGTGGACGTCGTCGAGTCGATCCTCCGCGGCCTCGACCGGCTCATCGACGCCTTCGCCATCCCGACGCAGGCCTGTTGCCTGGCCCACGTCACGACGCAGCTCGCATGCCTGGACCGAGGCGCGCCCGTCGACCTGCTCTTCCAGTCGGTCGCCGGCACCGAGGCCGCCAACCGCAGTTTCGGCGTCGACCTGGCGTTATTGCGCGAGGGCCGCGAGAGGGTCCTGGAGAGCCACGCCGCGCGCGACGTCCGCTGGGCCGGGCCGCAGGCGATGTACTTCGAGACCGGCCAGGGGAGCGCCCTGTCGGCCGGGGCGCACCACGGCGTCGACCAGCTTACGCTCGAAGCCCGGGCCCACGGCGTGGCCCGCGCGTTCGACCCGTTCCTGGTCAACAGCGTCGTCGGCTTCATCGGCCCCGAGTATCTCTTCGACGAGCGCCAGATCATCCGCGCGGGGCTGGAAGATCACTTCGTCGGCAAGCTGCTGGGCCTGCCGATGGGGATCGACGTCTGCTACACGAACCATGCGGCGGCCGACCAGAATTCGGCCGACAACCTGCTTTTGCTGCTGGCCGCCGCCGGCTGCAACTTCTTCATGGGCGTCCCCTGCTCCGACGACGTCATGCTCAACTACCAGTCCACCAGCTACCACGACGCCCTGGCCATGCGCGAACTCTTCCGCCTCCGCCCCGCGCCCGAATTCGAGGCCTGGCTGGCCGAACGCGGCCTCGGCCGGGGAGCGTCGGCGGTCGAACACCGGAAGGCGGCGGCCCACGCCCTGCGGGGCCTCGAAGCCGTCCTGTCGGAAACCGGAAGCCGCCCATGA
- a CDS encoding amino acid permease yields MNDADHQREQADDDARSLRGFGYKQELARRLSGFSNFALSFSIICILAGGVSSFHLGLCSVGGASIGIGWPLVALFSLAVAATMGQLASAFPTAGGLYHWAAILGGRGWGWATAWFNLAGLVTVLAAINVGTYRTAATALGHDPVGGAWGEHLAQILVVVAITASQAAINHIGIGVTAKLTDFSGYWILLVSALLVGCLLWFAPALDVSRLVRFENFSGPAGAGVWPETRSLALLFALGALLPAYTITGFDASAHASEETLGAAETVPRGIVQSVLISGIAGWALLSAVVLAAPSLSEAAAQGEGAFPWILHGVFPTWLAAAFAAGIVTAQYLCGLATVTSASRMAFAFARDGGLPFSNAVRWVCPRRRSPVVAVWSTATAAVLFTLYTPVYSTITAVCTILLYLSYVLPSFLGALAYGKTWTTMGPWSLGRWYRPLAWLSALGCGGLIAIGMQPPNERAAWVIGTMAIALAVVWFGGERKRFPGPPILSDRATPTPREEPAAAAAP; encoded by the coding sequence ATGAACGACGCCGATCACCAGCGCGAGCAGGCCGACGACGACGCGCGAAGCCTGCGCGGATTCGGCTACAAGCAGGAGCTGGCGCGTCGCCTGAGCGGGTTCTCGAACTTCGCCCTGTCATTCTCGATCATCTGCATCCTGGCGGGGGGCGTCAGCTCGTTCCACCTGGGCCTGTGCAGCGTGGGCGGGGCGTCGATCGGGATAGGCTGGCCGCTCGTCGCGCTCTTCTCGCTGGCGGTCGCCGCGACGATGGGCCAGCTCGCCTCGGCCTTCCCGACGGCCGGCGGGCTCTATCACTGGGCGGCCATCCTGGGCGGTCGGGGCTGGGGATGGGCCACCGCCTGGTTCAACCTCGCCGGCCTGGTCACGGTCCTGGCGGCGATCAACGTCGGCACGTATCGCACGGCGGCGACCGCCCTCGGCCACGACCCCGTCGGCGGGGCGTGGGGCGAGCACCTGGCGCAAATCCTCGTCGTGGTCGCCATCACCGCCTCGCAGGCGGCCATCAATCACATCGGCATCGGCGTCACGGCGAAGCTGACCGACTTCAGCGGCTACTGGATCCTGCTCGTCTCGGCCCTGCTCGTCGGCTGTCTCCTTTGGTTCGCGCCCGCCCTGGACGTCTCGCGTCTCGTCCGATTTGAGAACTTCAGCGGCCCGGCCGGCGCCGGCGTCTGGCCCGAGACCCGCAGCCTGGCCTTGCTCTTCGCCCTGGGCGCGCTGCTGCCGGCGTACACGATCACCGGGTTCGACGCCTCGGCCCACGCCTCGGAGGAGACCCTGGGCGCGGCCGAAACCGTCCCGCGGGGGATCGTACAGTCGGTCCTGATCTCCGGGATCGCCGGCTGGGCGCTGCTTTCGGCCGTCGTGCTGGCCGCTCCGAGCCTGTCCGAGGCCGCGGCGCAGGGCGAGGGGGCCTTCCCCTGGATCTTGCACGGGGTCTTCCCGACCTGGCTGGCGGCGGCGTTCGCGGCGGGGATCGTGACCGCGCAATACCTCTGTGGGCTGGCGACGGTGACGTCGGCGTCGCGGATGGCCTTCGCCTTCGCCCGCGACGGCGGCCTGCCGTTCTCGAACGCCGTGCGTTGGGTCTGCCCGCGGCGACGCTCGCCGGTCGTCGCCGTCTGGTCGACCGCGACCGCCGCCGTGCTGTTCACGCTCTACACGCCCGTCTACTCGACGATCACGGCCGTCTGCACGATCCTGCTCTACCTGTCGTACGTGCTGCCGAGCTTCCTGGGCGCCCTGGCGTACGGCAAGACCTGGACCACGATGGGTCCGTGGAGTCTGGGCCGCTGGTATCGCCCGCTGGCCTGGCTGAGCGCCCTCGGCTGCGGCGGCCTGATCGCCATCGGCATGCAGCCGCCGAACGAACGGGCGGCGTGGGTGATCGGGACCATGGCGATCGCCCTGGCCGTCGTCTGGTTCGGCGGCGAGCGGAAACGCTTCCCCGGGCCGCCGATCCTCAGCGACCGAGCGACCCCCACGCCCCGCGAGGAGCCGGCCGCGGCCGCCGCGCCATGA
- the eutC gene encoding ethanolamine ammonia-lyase subunit EutC: MSEIVPDRPASDLLARIRAQTPARILTGRAGGSYTTSTWLELRGDHAAARDAVRNDVDLERDLGREFLDRWDLFEVVTLAASKDEYLLRPDLGRSLRLDSRQAIAARRPRGCDVQIVLGDGLSAAALIVQAPKLLPALVDELAAAGLQTGGPFFVRHCRVGVMNDVGEALDPNVVVLLIGERPGLATAESLSAYMAYRPQAGHDDSRRNLISNIHARGVPIDQAAARIVHLASRMIAEQTSGVAIKETWTPSLPSASTPRLDAD, encoded by the coding sequence ATGAGCGAAATCGTCCCCGATCGACCGGCTTCGGATCTGCTGGCCCGCATCCGGGCGCAGACCCCGGCGCGGATCCTGACGGGCCGCGCCGGGGGCTCGTACACCACGTCGACCTGGCTCGAACTCCGGGGCGATCACGCCGCCGCCCGCGACGCGGTCCGCAACGACGTCGACCTGGAGCGCGACCTCGGCCGCGAATTCCTCGACCGCTGGGACCTGTTCGAAGTCGTCACCCTCGCCGCTTCCAAGGATGAATACCTCCTCCGCCCCGACCTGGGCCGCTCGCTCCGGCTGGACTCCCGGCAGGCCATCGCGGCGCGTCGTCCGCGCGGCTGCGACGTCCAGATCGTCCTCGGCGACGGACTCTCGGCGGCGGCCCTGATCGTCCAGGCCCCGAAGCTCTTGCCCGCCCTGGTCGACGAACTGGCCGCCGCGGGCCTCCAAACGGGCGGGCCGTTCTTCGTCCGCCACTGTCGAGTCGGCGTGATGAACGACGTCGGCGAGGCGCTCGACCCGAACGTGGTCGTCCTGCTGATCGGCGAGCGTCCCGGCCTGGCCACGGCCGAGAGCCTCTCGGCCTACATGGCGTACCGCCCGCAGGCGGGGCACGACGACTCGCGCCGGAATCTCATCTCCAACATCCACGCCCGCGGCGTGCCCATCGACCAGGCCGCCGCGCGTATCGTCCATCTCGCCAGCCGGATGATCGCCGAGCAGACGAGCGGCGTCGCGATCAAAGAGACGTGGACGCCGTCGCTGCCGTCCGCCTCGACGCCTCGTCTCGATGCCGACTGA
- a CDS encoding ATP-grasp domain-containing protein, with protein MPAIESVLIIGASTRAAAFSASRAGLRPKCLELFADADLAAHCPVVRFDPDRDGDDLERLATSLGCEAWFYTGSMECRPDLVERLTRLGRLLGNGPDVLRRVRDPWQVGATLQAAGMPTPALRRASDGPAESGSWLRKNPAVAGGLGVAWADGAQGAAAPMAYLQEFVEGPTFSALFVAAGGDARLLGVARQFRGALGAEFLYRGGVGPWPMEIPVMADVRRLGQVLASEFRLVGLFGIDFIHKNGRPWAVEVNPRYTASVELFEAAMRRAFVADHVRACVEVELGQGPSLLRPTPAFGKRVIYASRRLEFPNVGPPPRGDDDRFQVPVIADLPAPGTVIEAGEPIMTVFATAATSEQCIARLDRRERAWLERLERTT; from the coding sequence ATGCCCGCGATCGAGAGCGTGTTGATCATCGGAGCCAGCACCCGCGCCGCGGCCTTCTCGGCGAGCCGCGCCGGCCTGCGCCCCAAATGCCTCGAGCTCTTCGCCGACGCCGACCTCGCGGCCCATTGTCCCGTCGTCCGGTTCGACCCCGACCGCGACGGCGACGACCTGGAGCGGCTGGCGACCTCGCTCGGCTGCGAGGCCTGGTTCTACACCGGCTCGATGGAATGTCGGCCCGACCTCGTCGAGCGGCTGACGCGGCTCGGGCGACTTCTCGGCAACGGGCCCGACGTCCTGCGGCGCGTCCGCGACCCCTGGCAGGTGGGCGCGACGCTCCAGGCCGCGGGGATGCCGACGCCCGCCCTGCGACGAGCCTCGGACGGACCCGCGGAATCCGGGAGTTGGCTGCGGAAGAACCCCGCGGTTGCCGGCGGCCTGGGCGTCGCGTGGGCCGACGGCGCCCAAGGCGCTGCAGCCCCGATGGCCTATCTCCAGGAATTCGTCGAAGGGCCGACGTTCTCCGCATTGTTCGTCGCGGCCGGCGGAGACGCGCGGCTGCTGGGCGTGGCGCGACAGTTCCGAGGTGCCCTCGGCGCGGAGTTCCTCTACCGCGGCGGCGTCGGCCCGTGGCCGATGGAGATCCCCGTCATGGCCGACGTCCGGCGGCTGGGCCAGGTCCTGGCGTCGGAGTTCCGGCTCGTCGGCCTGTTCGGCATCGACTTCATCCACAAGAACGGCCGGCCCTGGGCGGTCGAGGTCAACCCGCGATACACGGCGTCGGTCGAGCTGTTCGAAGCCGCGATGCGACGAGCGTTCGTCGCGGACCACGTGCGCGCTTGCGTCGAAGTCGAGCTGGGCCAGGGCCCGAGCCTGCTCCGCCCGACGCCGGCGTTCGGCAAGCGCGTGATCTACGCGAGCCGCAGGCTGGAATTCCCGAACGTCGGGCCTCCCCCGCGAGGGGATGACGACCGCTTCCAGGTGCCGGTCATCGCCGACCTCCCCGCCCCGGGTACGGTCATCGAAGCCGGCGAGCCGATCATGACCGTCTTCGCGACGGCGGCGACGTCCGAGCAATGCATCGCCCGGCTCGACCGGCGCGAACGCGCCTGGCTCGAACGCCTGGAACGGACGACGTGA
- a CDS encoding DUF6370 family protein produces the protein MRKLLMLAVCGVLTMGLGAVLADEGKKVTIEGDGLCAKCALGEAKECQNAVVVEKDGKKTTYYLEKNEFFKDAHTTLGLCGAKKDSPVKVKVVGTCVEKDGKHILTPTEKIAKVD, from the coding sequence ATGCGCAAACTCTTGATGCTGGCGGTCTGCGGCGTGCTGACGATGGGCCTGGGCGCGGTCCTGGCCGACGAGGGCAAGAAGGTCACGATCGAGGGCGACGGCCTTTGCGCCAAGTGCGCCCTGGGCGAGGCCAAGGAGTGCCAGAACGCCGTCGTCGTCGAGAAGGACGGCAAGAAGACGACGTACTACCTCGAGAAGAACGAGTTCTTCAAGGACGCCCACACCACCCTCGGCCTCTGCGGCGCCAAGAAGGACAGCCCGGTCAAGGTCAAGGTCGTCGGCACCTGCGTCGAGAAGGATGGCAAGCACATCCTCACGCCGACCGAGAAGATCGCCAAGGTCGACTGA
- the fae gene encoding formaldehyde-activating enzyme → MLMNIGEALVGEGNEIAHIDLLIGKKDGPVGQAFATALANQSAGHTNLLAVLTPNLIAKPATVMVTKVTIKGMKQAVQMFGPAQSAVAKAVADSVAEGVIPAAAAEDLVIVCGVFIHPEAEDNAKILKFNYEATKLAIASAMKNSPSISEITAKKDSVEHPFAK, encoded by the coding sequence ATCCTCATGAACATCGGCGAAGCCCTCGTGGGCGAAGGCAACGAGATCGCCCATATCGACCTCCTCATCGGCAAGAAGGACGGCCCCGTCGGCCAGGCCTTCGCCACCGCGCTGGCCAACCAGTCGGCCGGCCACACCAACCTGCTCGCCGTGCTGACCCCCAACCTGATCGCCAAGCCCGCGACCGTGATGGTCACGAAGGTCACGATCAAGGGCATGAAGCAGGCCGTGCAGATGTTCGGCCCGGCCCAGTCGGCCGTCGCCAAGGCCGTCGCCGACAGCGTGGCCGAGGGCGTGATCCCCGCCGCCGCCGCCGAGGACCTGGTCATCGTCTGCGGCGTGTTCATCCACCCCGAAGCCGAGGACAACGCCAAGATCCTCAAGTTCAACTACGAGGCGACCAAGCTCGCCATCGCCAGCGCGATGAAGAACTCGCCCTCGATCTCCGAGATCACCGCCAAGAAGGACTCGGTCGAGCACCCGTTCGCCAAGTGA
- a CDS encoding NAD(P)-dependent methylenetetrahydromethanopterin dehydrogenase, protein MPDDKATILIQLDVDAQPSVFDAVVAVDAKVDHLFRHGDVTPENVQDLVYGALFTRGPADLHRTALFVGGSDVAKAEAVLAKIRSTFFGPFRVSVLFDANGSNTTAAAAALAALSSVGGSLQGVPAAVLAATGPVGQRVARLLGRLGATVAVGSRDAARSGKLAERLHATTGATYQGFSNADASDLERTLAKTALVVSAGPEGARLISAAQWKGRDGLRVVVDLNAVPPAGIEGVEANDKNVDRGGIRAWGALGVGGLKMKIHKRAIQDLFRSNDKILDAEEVLELGRDLV, encoded by the coding sequence ATGCCCGACGACAAGGCCACGATCCTGATCCAGCTCGACGTCGACGCGCAGCCCAGCGTGTTCGACGCCGTGGTCGCCGTGGACGCCAAGGTGGACCACCTGTTCCGCCACGGCGACGTCACGCCCGAGAACGTCCAGGACCTCGTCTACGGGGCCCTCTTCACCCGAGGCCCGGCCGACCTCCACCGCACCGCGCTCTTCGTCGGCGGATCCGACGTCGCGAAGGCCGAGGCCGTGCTCGCCAAGATCCGCTCGACGTTCTTCGGCCCCTTCCGCGTCTCGGTCCTGTTCGACGCCAACGGCTCCAACACGACGGCCGCCGCCGCCGCCCTGGCCGCGCTCTCGAGCGTCGGCGGCTCGCTGCAGGGCGTCCCCGCCGCCGTCCTGGCCGCGACCGGCCCCGTCGGCCAGCGCGTCGCCCGGCTGCTCGGCCGCCTGGGCGCGACGGTCGCCGTCGGGTCACGCGACGCGGCCCGCTCCGGCAAGCTCGCCGAACGCCTCCACGCGACCACGGGCGCGACCTACCAGGGCTTTAGTAACGCCGACGCCTCCGACCTGGAGCGGACCCTGGCGAAGACGGCCCTCGTCGTCAGCGCCGGGCCCGAAGGGGCGCGGCTCATCTCGGCCGCGCAATGGAAGGGCCGCGACGGGCTTCGCGTCGTCGTCGACCTGAACGCCGTCCCCCCCGCGGGGATCGAGGGGGTCGAGGCGAACGACAAGAACGTCGACCGGGGCGGGATCCGCGCCTGGGGCGCGCTCGGCGTCGGCGGCCTCAAGATGAAGATCCACAAGCGGGCGATCCAGGACCTCTTCCGCTCCAACGACAAGATCCTCGACGCCGAGGAAGTCCTGGAGCTGGGCCGCGACCTCGTCTGA